A genome region from Geminicoccus roseus DSM 18922 includes the following:
- a CDS encoding TRAP transporter small permease yields MLRRVIERLEEAIMALLLAAMTLLTFWQVVLRYVFNSGLLWALEATTYMFGWLLLLGISYGVRTHAHIGIDAAVKLLPLSAQRVVGLVVLGLCLLFAVLMLYGSYGYEYRMYRLGVDAQDIPVQRWILGLCLPIGFLLLIVRLAEQAWLVASGRAAGFQLADEAADTIGMLGGDDVHQRKGTHR; encoded by the coding sequence ATGCTTCGTCGAGTGATCGAGCGGCTGGAGGAGGCGATCATGGCGCTCCTCCTGGCGGCGATGACCCTGCTGACCTTCTGGCAGGTGGTGCTGCGCTACGTGTTCAATTCCGGCCTGCTCTGGGCCCTGGAAGCCACCACCTACATGTTCGGCTGGCTCCTGCTGCTGGGCATCTCCTATGGCGTGCGCACCCACGCCCATATCGGCATCGACGCGGCGGTGAAGCTGCTGCCGCTCTCCGCCCAGCGGGTGGTCGGGCTGGTGGTGCTGGGCCTGTGCCTGCTGTTCGCCGTGCTGATGCTCTACGGCTCCTATGGCTACGAGTACCGGATGTACCGGCTGGGGGTGGACGCGCAGGACATCCCGGTGCAGCGCTGGATCCTGGGCCTGTGCCTGCCGATCGGCTTCCTCTTGCTGATCGTGCGGCTGGCCGAGCAGGCCTGGCTGGTGGCGAGCGGCAGGGCGGCCGGGTTCCAGCTGGCCGACGAGGCCGCCGACACGATCGGGATGCTGGGCGGCGACGACGTCCACCAGCGTAAGGGGACGCACCGATGA